The following is a genomic window from Flavobacterium crassostreae.
TTTTCTAAAATAGTGTATAACAAATACTATGTAGACGAGATCTATACTCTTTTGTTTGTAGATACTACCAACAACTTATCTAAGTTTTTTAGAGATTATGTAGAGACTGGTTTGTCTGCATTGGTTTTTGGTTTAGAAAAAATAACCAACGAAATAGGTTTTCAAGGAAAAAAATTACAAAGCGGAAGTGTTGGTTTTTATCTTTTTGTTTTTGTTTTAGGTCTTTGTGCCATTATAACCTATTTATTTTTAGCTCAATAATTTTATATTATGAATGTATCTCTATTACTGATTATACTTTTAGTTGGCGCAGTAGCAACGTATCTAGCTGGTAACAAATTAGCCTCGAAAGTAGCCTTGCTATTTAGCCTTGCATCTCTAGGATGTACGGTGGTTTTATTAAATCATTTCAACCTTGGTCAAAACATTAGTTTTATAAGCCAATGGATCACACAGCCTAAGGTCTCTTTTGCTTTGCAAGCAGATGGTTTAGCAATAGCAATGCTCTTGCTAACTACGGCACTAACTCCAATTATTATTTATGCCTCGTTTGCAAATACCTACAAAAATGCCAAAGCCTTTTATGCTTTGGTTTTGTTTATGGCTTTTGCAATGTGCGGCACTTTCTTGGCTTCTGATGGTCTTTTGTACTACATATTTTGGGAATTAGCATTAATACCGATTTATTTTATTGCACTAATTTGGGGCAACGCAGATCTGGAAGAACGACGAAAAGCAGTAGTAAAATTCTTTATTTATACTCTAGCTGGCTCTTTATTTATGCTAGTAGCCTTTGTGTATATGTACCAAAAAGCTGGCAGTTTTTTAATCCAAGATTTATATGCTTTGGATCTTTCGGCCACAGAACAATTATGGATTTTCTTGGCTTTTTTCTTGGCCTATGCTATTAAGATTCCGATCATACCTTTTCATACCTGGCAAGCAAATGTATACCAAAAAGCTCCTACAGTAGGCACAATGTTGCTATCCGGGATTATGCTCAAAATGGGATTGTACAGCATTATCCGTTGGCAGCTACCAATTGCGCCCTTGGCCGCCAAAGAATACCAAACTATTTTTATTAGTTTAGGAATAGCAGGAGTAATCTATGGATCTATTGTTGCTTTAAGACAAAAAGATTTAAAGAAACTATTAGCCTACTCTTCTTTAGCGCACGTTGGTCTGATTGCTGCCGGAACCTACGCACTGAATTTAGATGGTCTACGAGGTGCTGTTTTGCAAATGATAGCACACGGATTTGTGGTAGTAGGTTTGTTTTTTATAGCCGAAATAATTTTTAGAAGATACCAAACAAACGTAATTTCTGAAATGGGCGGCATCCGTTCTCAGGCAACCGGTTTTGCTTCGTTATTTTTGATCTTGGTCTTGGCATCCGTGGCATTGCCAACAACCTTTAATTTTGTTGGAGAATTTATGGTACTCTATGGCTTGTCTCAAATAAACATCTGGTTTGCCTTGCTTGGAGGAACAACCATTATTTTAGGCGCTTATTATATGTTAAAAATGTACCAGTATGTAATGCTTGGAGAAACCAATACCAAAAAATTTGCAGAGGTTTCTGTTAATGAAGCGGTAACTTTGGTTATTATTGTAGCTGTTTTGTTCTTTTTTGGAATGTATCCAAAACCAATTACAGACTTGATTACACCAAGTTTAGAAAATATTATCACTCAAATAAATAGAATTAACTAGTCAAATAAAAAAAATGAATACATTAATAGCTATAATAGGATTGGGTGTTTTATGCC
Proteins encoded in this region:
- a CDS encoding complex I subunit 4 family protein gives rise to the protein MNVSLLLIILLVGAVATYLAGNKLASKVALLFSLASLGCTVVLLNHFNLGQNISFISQWITQPKVSFALQADGLAIAMLLLTTALTPIIIYASFANTYKNAKAFYALVLFMAFAMCGTFLASDGLLYYIFWELALIPIYFIALIWGNADLEERRKAVVKFFIYTLAGSLFMLVAFVYMYQKAGSFLIQDLYALDLSATEQLWIFLAFFLAYAIKIPIIPFHTWQANVYQKAPTVGTMLLSGIMLKMGLYSIIRWQLPIAPLAAKEYQTIFISLGIAGVIYGSIVALRQKDLKKLLAYSSLAHVGLIAAGTYALNLDGLRGAVLQMIAHGFVVVGLFFIAEIIFRRYQTNVISEMGGIRSQATGFASLFLILVLASVALPTTFNFVGEFMVLYGLSQINIWFALLGGTTIILGAYYMLKMYQYVMLGETNTKKFAEVSVNEAVTLVIIVAVLFFFGMYPKPITDLITPSLENIITQINRIN